From the genome of Malus sylvestris chromosome 6, drMalSylv7.2, whole genome shotgun sequence, one region includes:
- the LOC126625529 gene encoding uncharacterized protein LOC126625529, protein MHVGPVRSVHNKAREATTNLMNQATHIETTVSKHSDQARKAYRTCLNASIKCTKFLLRQGLAFHGHDESATSSNKGNYLELLQFLADNDDKVREVVMENAPGNLKLLAPSIQKEIVNSCAPETLDAIVDGLKDRFFSILVDEARDVSVKEQMAMVLRYVDDNGHVIERFVGIQHVTDTTSSSLKDAIDTFFSRNDLSISKLRGQAKKNIDIASFFVMANSVVNHVGASCKRRDLLRQQLQEKLVIAFENDCLITGRGLNQETSLKRASDTRWNSHYGTLISIISMFSSMVHVLQMVIDDNPNESADEANKLMRDIRTFEEKLHWMRNNGFDALVDEISSFCEKHHIDVPNMEEAFILPGRSRRNAPIKTNRHHYRVELFIYVIDEQITELEDRFNELQLLQWREHFLS, encoded by the exons ATGCATGTTGGACCAGTTAGGAGTGTTCATAATAAGGCTAGAGAAGCTActacaaatttgatgaatcaagCTACACATATTGAAACAACAGTGAGCAAACACTCCGACCAAGCTCGTAAGGCTTATCGCACATGCTTGAATGCATCAATCAAGTGCACTAAGTTTTTATTACGACAAGGTCTTGCTTTTCATGGCCATGATGAAAGTGCCACTTCAAGCAATAAGGGAAATTACTTGGAGCTATTGCAATTCCTTGCAGATAATGATGATAAAGTTAGAGAAGTTGTGATGGAAAATGCTCCGGGGAATCTCAAATTACTAGCTCCTTCCATTcaaaaagaaattgtgaattcatGTGCCCCTGAAACACTTGATGCTATCGTGGATGGTCTAAAAGATAGATTCTTTTCAATATTGGTGGATGAAGCACGTGATGTGTCGGTGAAAGAGCAAATGGCTATGGTGTTGCGTTATGTGGATGACAACGGGCATGTAATTGAAAGATTTGTGGGTATCCAACATGTTACCGACACTACTTCAAGTTCACTAAAGGATGCTATTGACACATTCTTTTCTCGCAACGATTTGAGCATTTCCAAGCTACGAGGACAAG CAAAGAAGAATATAGACATTGCCTCTTTTTTTGTAATGGCTAATAGTGTGGTTAATCATGTTGGAGCATCTTGTAAGCGGCGTGATTTACTTAGACAACAACTTCAAGAAAAGCTTGTGATAGCTTTTGAAAATGATTGTCTTATAACGGGGCGAGgcttaaatcaagaaacaagtcTCAAACGTGCCAGTGACACACGATGGAATTCACACTATGGTACCTTGATTAGCATCATTTCCATGTTTTCATCCATGGTTCATGTGCTTCAAATGGTTATTGATGATAATCCCAATGAAAGTGCGGATGAagcaaataagttaatgagagACATACGTACTTTTGA GGAAAAGCTACATTGGATGAGGAATAATGGGTTCGATGCATTGGTTGATGAAAtatcttctttttgtgaaaaacatcatATTGATGTTCCTAACATGGAAGAGGCATTTATACTTCCAGGAAGGTCAAGGCGTAATGCTCCAATAAAGACAAATCGTCATCACTATCGTGTGGAGCTCTTCATTTATGTCATTGATGAGCAAATTACGGAGTTAGAGGATCGTTTTAATGAG TTGCAACTGCTTCAGTGGAGAGAGCATTTTCTGTCATGA